In Lolium rigidum isolate FL_2022 chromosome 7, APGP_CSIRO_Lrig_0.1, whole genome shotgun sequence, the DNA window CTGTTTGTCTGAAAAGGCACTGAAACCAAACACATGTAGGCAGAAGAACACTGTCAAATGTCAGGTCACTGGAAAGATAACACATGTAAATCCCAAGGGGATGTCACCCCACAACCAAGGCAACGGCTATTCTATTACAAGCCGCTCTTGTGTGTGTGCAGTTCAAGAGCAGATCACCACCGGGCGAAAGCTTCTTCTGACCATACAAGATGCACTCGACGTTGCATCTGATCACAAAGTATTTGTACTGTAAAAGAGGTTTTCAGCCTACAGTCTTTGGTTCAGTAAACGAGGCAAGCACTACACTGTCGGAAGAAATTCATTCGGTCAGCATGCAGTCAGCACTACCGGCTGAACGGGTTGTGGTGCCTGAACTCGGCGACCACGTCAGCGACGGATCCCGCGGCGGCCGCGACGGACACGATGAGGCACACGGCGCTGAGCGCCTGGAGGAAGAGCCACTTGGTGCTGCCCCGCGGCAGCCGGTGCTGCGCCATGTACATCTCGATGGGGAAGTAGACAGTGAGCGGCCAGAAGGAGATGGCGCCGATGAGCCCCACCACGGAGCCGAAGAATGGCATGGACATGGACACGGCGGTGGTGACGCACACGTACGCCGTGCGCCAGGTGAGGCGGAGCGGGCAGACGGCGACGCGGAGGCGCGTGGGCCAGAGCGTGACCTCCTTGGTGGCCACGAAGGCGCTGTCGGGCCAGGCCGCGGCGGCGCGGAGCTCGACGTAGGCGAAGATGGGCTGCGTGATGACCTGGTACGTGCCGACGAGGTGGACGGCGACGCAGGCGTTGGCCACGTCCAGCAGCCAGAAGGGCTCGTAGAAGCCGAAGCCCGTGAGGAGGTTGTCCTTGACGCCGTCGCCGAAGGCCGCGTACCCGACGCAGCCGCAGAGGAGGTAGAtcaccgtcgtcgccgccacgCTCACCGCCGTCGCCTTCTTCATCACCTTCGCCTCTGACGGCGACGCCGCCTTCAGCGTGTCCTGTAATAATAACATAGTACTACAGACCATCAAACACAGCACAGTACGGCAGTAAGCAAATTAACAAAGACGAGCTGATCGATTAATTAAACAGATCGATGGAGATGTCTGGATAAGGACTTGCCTGGATCTCGAGCAGGACGATGGAGAAGCCGTAGGCGAAAGCCATGTTCCCGAACGCCTGAAGACCGCGCCAGAGTTTCTGCATCGCCGTGACACTGGTGCCGGCGGCGCTGATGCCGACAGCGACGCCGGTGATGGTGCCCTGGATTCCCCCGTTGGCTGCAATTTTATTGTTGCAATTTATTAACGTTATTCTGCAAATGTATACGCGCGCGTCTAGATTGATGCATTATCCATTGGACGCGGGCGGGCACGTACCTATAATCTGCGCGACGCCGAGGCCGATTCCGATGGAGGAGTAGGTGAAGGACATGACGGTGGCGAGTGTGGAGAGCCAGGACATGCTGTCCAGGCCGGGGATCTGCGAGAAGGCGATCTCCATGATGCCGTAGATGGCAATGTACGGGGCGATGGGGCTGCGGCACTCGCTCTGGTGCCCTTCCTCGTGGAAGCAACCCGCCCTCTTGATCGCGCTACCAACACGAAGCGGTGCAAAAAATGGTAAGGATTTATTTGTAGAAACGGAAAAAAGAAAAGGTGGGAAGTCTAGAGTGAGGACGTACCgcatgctggcggcggcggcgatggtgatgccgatgccgatgccgaagaGGTTGGCGAACTGGATAGCGCCGCAGAGCTTCACCTTGGAGCCGCCGAGGGTGGAGCGGACGGCGGCCATGTAGGTGCGGTTGCGCGGGCCGGACACGGGGTCGCCGGAGCGGTAGCAGTCGGCCAGCAGCGTGGAGGTGTAGTAGATGACGGCGGCGAACAGCGTCATCACGGCGGGGCCGCCCACCCAGCCCAGCTGCGCCACGCCCCACGCCAGGGACAGCACGCCGGACCCCAGCACCGTGGTGATGATGTGCGCGCTCGCCGTCCACGCCGTGCCCGTGCGCCGCGGCCGGCcgtcgtcgtcgatgtcgtcgccgTCGAGCCGCTTCTTCGGGAGGTCCATGCCGTGGGACATGGCTGCCGGAGTCGGGGAGACTTCGTGCGCTCGGGACCTGCTAGCAGGGGATAGGAGATTGCTGGAAGGTATGGAGCAGGATCGGTACGAGATGAAATGGCGTCTTATTATAAATAGAAGACGGCAGGATTCGAGATTTAGAGAGAATTGATGCTGGTAGCCATTTACCACTTACTATATAGACCACCGAACCGTGGTTGCATGCAGAATCGATACTGCCGCAATTAATTACTGCCTGCAAAACAACAAGTAGGCCTAGTTGTCACCAAACCTGACAAGCTGCATTGCAATGTGTGTGTGGACGAGGTCACCAAGCAATGGAAAACCAAACATGTTTCCACAGACAGTCAATGCTTTTTTTCTTGACCTGACAGACAGTCAATGCTGGGTGATAAAGGGAATCACCGACCAAGTAGTAATTGCTTGTCCTTTTCTCTCTTCAATGCGACTCGGTTTTCTGGGACGTTGGATCTACATCACACGGTTGCCATTTTAGAGTTTATCCAACGGCAtgtttcatgcatatattttcctTCGTCAAAAAAGATACTCCCTCCCTCCATAAAAACATGTCtcaaatttgtcaaaatttagatgtatctacaccAAATTTAATATATACATCCAGATTTTGATAAAATTGAGATATCTTTTTTTACAGCATTAATAAAGGACGAATAAAACTAGATAATTATAGGAAGCTTTCACTCCATCCTTGGAATTGGTGGTGGTccttcctaagagcatctccagtcgcgtcccccaaagcgtcccccaaagagcgccggatcgagcatttgggggacgtcgctccccagccgcgtcccccaaacgccgcccccaatcagaaattcaaatagtttgcattcaaaagagatcgttcccgccgaatcgttgcgatcagagtagcggcgatcaaagtactgggcgcgcgatcatattacagaccggtggtgcatgctaaattagaagaaggggttggccgatggcgacgtatcctgagtcgacgtagacccgtctgctccgtcgctgatgcagaggcagaggccgacgcaggtgtagcagtagaagacgcgtctgccggctcttgctccgcggttgctgccgatgccgctgcctgggccgccgcgtcggccgcagCCTCGGCCGCCGCTATTTTGGCTTGATGTCGTCGAGCTCAGTTCGAGGGGAATACCCTCGAGCTATTAGGCAGATAGATTTTACTAAATAAGGCTTAATTTTCTCGATTTCGAGAAAAATTGGTAGGAATCTAATCGATTCCAGCTACTTTTCACTTGAAACAGAGAACTATTCTGTCTTTTCAGTAGTCTCTTCCTAGCTAACGACTGACTGGAATTGACTCACAACAGCTAAGAGACAGGAGACTAGATACCTCGGAGGCTGCAACCTTAATATTGCACGCCAAAGAGGTGAGGAACGAGGGCTATATGGTCCCTTTTCACACACTATTTCAGAAAAAAAAGATCTGGTCTTTGaaaaagttgtgcgccgcccgcgtctggggagacattccctctgtcgacgctctcagcagggacatgtcgttcctgcgtttcttgagctccaattctcctcttgcctcttgagcagctccgcccacctttcgtcggcctttttATCGCgagagagaaaggtcgaggagacgtcggcgaggcatttcgtgatcgacgcctgcgtcttctcagacgacgcagtGTCGGCCAagacggccttggcagccttgttgctagTAGGgcgctgtaagggtattttacccttatccattattttggtaacaatgacaccgtgctagagtacttggcctaatatgtttataaggataatctcaggtattaggcaaagaggcataaatggtgtatcaaaggaacaagaaggctaaaggagacccccacttcaacaataatcgaaaaggggtctacagcagaaatccggtctgcagcccggtccaaccggactacagaccggccagtccggcgtgctgcctggccaaccggtcgccaaccggggcgagttggcgcacggcccggtcgaccggtcgccaaccgggctccataCGAGGAACCAACaaatccggttgccgcccggccaaccggcctaccaaccggagagtccggcgcgtggcccggtcgaccggtcgccaaccgggcgccaaccggaggagctccaggacgacgcaaagggcatccggtcgctggcccggtccgaccggccacaccaccgggcagtccggtctatggtccggtcaaccgggtttgtcgagagaaaagctgaggtggcaagtgaccaacggccatatttcgaagaacactataaataggccttctcctacctctgaacggctaggtgatggcgtgtaatacacacgttcgttgggaaccccaagaagaaggtatgatgtacacagtagcaagttttccctcagaaagaaaccaaggtttatcgaaccaggtgatacgtctccgacgtatcgataatttcttgtgttccatgccacattattgatgatacctacatgttttatgcacactttatgtcatattcgtgcattttctggaactaacctattaacaagatgccgaagtgc includes these proteins:
- the LOC124671834 gene encoding amino acid permease 3-like — its product is MSHGMDLPKKRLDGDDIDDDGRPRRTGTAWTASAHIITTVLGSGVLSLAWGVAQLGWVGGPAVMTLFAAVIYYTSTLLADCYRSGDPVSGPRNRTYMAAVRSTLGGSKVKLCGAIQFANLFGIGIGITIAAAASMRAIKRAGCFHEEGHQSECRSPIAPYIAIYGIMEIAFSQIPGLDSMSWLSTLATVMSFTYSSIGIGLGVAQIIANGGIQGTITGVAVGISAAGTSVTAMQKLWRGLQAFGNMAFAYGFSIVLLEIQDTLKAASPSEAKVMKKATAVSVAATTVIYLLCGCVGYAAFGDGVKDNLLTGFGFYEPFWLLDVANACVAVHLVGTYQVITQPIFAYVELRAAAAWPDSAFVATKEVTLWPTRLRVAVCPLRLTWRTAYVCVTTAVSMSMPFFGSVVGLIGAISFWPLTVYFPIEMYMAQHRLPRGSTKWLFLQALSAVCLIVSVAAAAGSVADVVAEFRHHNPFSR